A genomic window from Variovorax paradoxus includes:
- a CDS encoding TauD/TfdA dioxygenase family protein, producing the protein MSAILSSPVVAQDNELDIVRQAGHIGAEVRGVRLSGALQPEIFQSIKAALLKHKVLFFRGQQHLDDAQQEAFGRLWGELVPHPTVPSKDGTRLLELDSRHGGRANSWHTDVTFEVAYPQVSILRAVVIPAYGGDTVWANTVAAYESLPDDLKGLADRLRAIHGNDYDYAAARLPVDLDDEGARRYKEVFTRRLLEAEHPVVRVHPETGERSLVLGHFVKRLAGHSTHDSGHLLSVLQSHVHRLENTVRWRWTQGDVAIWDNRATQHYAINDYGDQHRVVRRVTIAGDVPYGVDGATSVDRTAPAVRAAEAAEAAA; encoded by the coding sequence ATGAGCGCCATTCTTTCTTCCCCGGTCGTTGCGCAGGACAACGAACTCGACATCGTCCGGCAGGCCGGCCACATTGGCGCGGAGGTGCGTGGCGTGCGGCTCTCCGGCGCATTGCAGCCGGAGATTTTCCAGTCGATCAAGGCCGCGCTGCTCAAGCACAAGGTGCTGTTCTTCCGCGGCCAGCAACATCTGGACGACGCGCAGCAGGAGGCCTTCGGCCGCCTGTGGGGCGAACTGGTGCCGCACCCGACCGTGCCCTCGAAAGACGGCACGCGGCTGCTGGAGCTCGACTCGCGCCACGGTGGTCGCGCCAATTCGTGGCATACCGATGTGACCTTCGAGGTTGCCTATCCGCAGGTGTCGATCCTGCGCGCGGTGGTGATTCCGGCCTATGGCGGCGACACCGTCTGGGCCAACACGGTGGCCGCCTACGAGAGCCTGCCCGACGACCTCAAGGGGCTGGCAGACCGGCTGCGCGCCATCCACGGCAACGACTACGACTACGCCGCCGCGCGCCTGCCGGTTGACCTGGACGACGAGGGCGCCCGTCGCTACAAGGAAGTGTTCACGCGCCGCCTGCTCGAAGCCGAGCACCCGGTGGTGCGCGTGCACCCCGAAACCGGCGAGCGCAGCCTGGTGCTGGGCCATTTCGTGAAGAGGCTGGCCGGTCATTCGACGCACGACTCGGGTCATCTGTTGAGCGTGCTGCAGAGCCATGTGCACCGCCTGGAGAACACGGTGCGCTGGCGCTGGACGCAGGGCGACGTGGCAATCTGGGACAACCGCGCCACGCAGCACTACGCGATCAACGACTATGGCGACCAGCACCGCGTGGTGCGGCGGGTGACGATCGCGGGCGACGTGCCGTATGGCGTGGATGGCGCGACGAGCGTGGACCGAACGGCCCCGGCCGTGCGCGCTGCCGAAGCTGCGGAAGCGGCTGCCTGA